Within Emys orbicularis isolate rEmyOrb1 chromosome 16, rEmyOrb1.hap1, whole genome shotgun sequence, the genomic segment ctactgctgtcaaaagctgctttagcacttcaacaaactctagtTCCAGGTGCTtggccagtgacttccaccagttcagtggtttaacttttatttttaaaactttagcaGCAAACGTACTGTCTGAATATTTTCTTATTCcattcaaataattttaatagatttaaaataaatttaggcTTTAATGTGAATTGTCATCATTtcaattttagtttagtttttgaaAAGTCCAGTTTTGAATTGGATGTTTATCCACTCTCTGATTTAGACTTCCCTGCAGTGTTTGGAGCCCAAACTTTGCAGCATAGTGCTACTGCACGACAATCAGTAAGTGACGTTGCCAAGTCTGTTTTCATTGTCCAGACGTAGTGAGAATTAAATTATATCATTAAAATATTGTATTGATCtaaaatggaaatgtttaaaCCTGCTAATGTTAAACCTGTTGTTTGTAAAGTGATGTCTTAAAATATACAGTTCAgttttaaatctttattcttCCTTTCCAGGTGGCTATGGTGGAGGTTCAGCTAGAAAGAgattatccctaccctccaggtcTCTTGATAGCTTTCAGTGCCTGTACTACTGTGCTTGTTGCTGTTCACCTCTTTGCTCTCATGATAAGTACCTGCATTCTTCCAAATATAGAGGCTGTTAGTAATGTGCACAATCTCAACTCTGTAAAGGAGTCTCCGCATGAGCGTATGCACCGGCACATTGAGCTCGCCTGGGCATTTTCCACTGTCATTGGGACTTTGCTCTTCCTTGCAGAGGTGGTGCTGCTGTGTTGGGTGAAATTTCTTCCACAAGGGACGCCACGTATTGAATCAGTCCGTGACAATTGTACCATCACCCCAggagcaggaacagcagcagccatTGCCTCAACATCTATTATGGTTCCTTTTGGATTGATTTTCATTGTGTTTGCAGTCCACTTCTATAGGTCACTGGTGAGCCACAAAACAGACAGGCAATTTCAAGAATTGAATGAACTTGCTGAGTTTGCACGACTCCAGGATCAGCTGGACCACAGAGGCGACACCTTGCCACCTCCTGGCAGCCACTTTGTATAAAactatattttgtttaaaaatcca encodes:
- the LOC135890216 gene encoding calcium release-activated calcium channel protein 1 isoform X3, whose protein sequence is MVEVQLERDYPYPPGLLIAFSACTTVLVAVHLFALMISTCILPNIEAVSNVHNLNSVKESPHERMHRHIELAWAFSTVIGTLLFLAEVVLLCWVKFLPQGTPRIESVRDNCTITPGAGTAAAIASTSIMVPFGLIFIVFAVHFYRSLVSHKTDRQFQELNELAEFARLQDQLDHRGDTLPPPGSHFV
- the LOC135890216 gene encoding calcium release-activated calcium channel protein 1 isoform X1; the encoded protein is MSLNEHSMQALSWRKLYLSRAKLKASSRTSALLSGFAMVAMVEVQLERDYPYPPGLLIAFSACTTVLVAVHLFALMISTCILPNIEAVSNVHNLNSVKESPHERMHRHIELAWAFSTVIGTLLFLAEVVLLCWVKFLPQGTPRIESVRDNCTITPGAGTAAAIASTSIMVPFGLIFIVFAVHFYRSLVSHKTDRQFQELNELAEFARLQDQLDHRGDTLPPPGSHFV